One genomic window of Polyangium aurulentum includes the following:
- a CDS encoding protein kinase domain-containing protein, translated as MSELDGETTKLEQDLPTLQDLPPSHAEGETLKVSRPLPEGETLKVSMTPLPEGETPRGGRRPPPPLEGETLQASRAPHGDETKKLPGAGLTSSRREDSPRSKTEAQLGTGARVAGRYRIERRLGTGGMGEVYLARDEARGRLVALKILHRHMADNLTMVNRFRREARIMRELSNPHAVTIHDFGQTDDGALYLAMEYLQGETLSALLERQGTLVPKRVLEIALDLLDVLADAHRLGIIHRDLKPQNVFLTKKASVADPVVKLLDFGIAKLQDQETAELTATGAIWGTPKYMSPEQARARPIDRRSDVYSLGVLMYKALTGVHPIDGASPSEIIYALMHATPDPPGKRRPDLNIPPELSRVVMRALEKEPEARYQSAVEMAEDLRAIASDTEAVQKPDEGRAASIALRVWIGLTLLMALASGLQFPLAARAPFPGFAVESGLLVSGVGDQHWPGIERGLEPYDIVVAVDGGAVRRGKDVLDHVRRLPVGTPVTYTIQRGDRTFDVAVPVSKLSWMALFQYYGASFIGGLLFLLVGAIAGWKNPVSRPVRALVAFTSALGLTLVTSIDFDFGGTFPWLWRLAVCATGATMLDLGLSFPELRRPLRRRPWLRGLLYVPAFVLFGVWQGFAHSPTIGIICTRVVTGGMFAGLLSLLGLLLHARIRGKTVSVRQSARFMLWAAAVSVLPSLAITVVPISLGIQNASLGALGWLAQIGLALFPAAVAYQVQRGQIFDVDVALHEILRALCAFALLFLVFTTASLPLAGLARLFDAAMGLQVALGALGGVAAVVAAAEPVSRWLRRFFERATELDGSFVLDDLAAATRSAESEDEVIELLFDSIRRCFEPRALRILERGQGGYYHERSMGSPESVALPPTMRPEDLERSMNVGGGATREPRHGDSANDIRRSVTKLGRWDAHAYLVLPLDSGEGAGAMNAALASVVVVGGRSDNKAYSSYDATLVAALIRIAALRMHALGERRKAERLQLLVRSFGADLRDAVEAGLDVALDAPARGIATALVLRFSGLDAAAESLPPKAFKGLVDELSAAAIAAAFEQGGTLHSVRGDELLFGFGALDAGRGAGELAALHAALAQLDRTPEVAEKHGWPAIRARVGAARGPVTVGTFGASFHADCLIMGGAVHEATELANEAQSGEILVGEEIAQMAEKSASEIRIERFARTGGAIFMRVVRNEA; from the coding sequence GTGAGCGAGTTGGACGGCGAGACGACCAAGCTCGAGCAGGACTTGCCGACCTTGCAAGACCTGCCGCCGTCGCACGCCGAAGGCGAGACCCTGAAGGTATCCAGGCCGCTCCCCGAGGGCGAGACGCTGAAGGTCTCGATGACGCCGCTGCCCGAGGGCGAGACCCCGCGAGGCGGAAGGAGACCGCCGCCGCCGCTCGAAGGCGAGACGCTGCAGGCGTCGAGGGCGCCGCACGGCGACGAGACCAAGAAGCTGCCGGGCGCGGGGCTCACGAGCTCGCGTCGCGAGGATTCACCCCGCAGCAAGACCGAGGCGCAGCTCGGCACGGGCGCGCGCGTCGCGGGCCGGTATCGCATCGAGCGCAGGCTCGGCACGGGCGGGATGGGCGAGGTCTACCTCGCGCGGGACGAGGCGCGCGGCAGGCTCGTCGCGCTCAAGATCCTGCACCGCCACATGGCGGACAACCTCACGATGGTGAACCGCTTCCGCCGCGAGGCGCGGATCATGCGGGAGCTGTCGAACCCGCACGCGGTCACCATTCACGATTTCGGACAAACCGACGACGGCGCCCTCTACCTCGCCATGGAATACCTCCAGGGCGAGACGCTCTCGGCCCTGCTCGAGAGGCAGGGGACGCTCGTGCCGAAGCGCGTGCTCGAAATCGCGCTCGACCTGCTCGACGTGCTCGCCGACGCCCACCGGCTCGGCATCATTCACAGGGATCTGAAGCCGCAGAACGTCTTTCTCACGAAGAAGGCGAGCGTGGCGGACCCCGTGGTCAAGCTCCTCGATTTCGGCATCGCCAAGCTCCAGGACCAGGAGACGGCCGAGCTGACCGCGACGGGCGCCATCTGGGGCACGCCCAAGTACATGAGCCCGGAGCAGGCGAGGGCCCGGCCCATCGATCGCCGCAGCGACGTCTATTCGCTCGGCGTGCTCATGTACAAGGCGCTGACGGGCGTGCACCCGATCGACGGGGCGAGCCCGAGCGAGATCATCTACGCGCTGATGCACGCGACGCCCGACCCGCCCGGCAAGCGGCGTCCGGACCTCAACATCCCGCCCGAGCTGAGCCGGGTCGTGATGCGCGCGCTCGAGAAGGAGCCCGAGGCGCGCTATCAATCCGCCGTCGAGATGGCCGAGGACCTTCGGGCCATCGCCTCCGACACCGAGGCCGTTCAAAAGCCGGACGAGGGCCGCGCCGCATCGATCGCGCTGCGCGTGTGGATCGGCCTCACGCTGCTGATGGCGCTCGCCTCCGGGCTGCAATTCCCCCTGGCTGCGCGCGCGCCTTTCCCGGGCTTCGCCGTGGAGTCGGGCCTGTTGGTCTCGGGCGTGGGGGACCAGCACTGGCCCGGGATCGAGCGGGGGCTCGAGCCTTACGATATCGTGGTCGCTGTCGACGGGGGCGCGGTGCGGCGCGGAAAGGACGTGCTCGATCACGTCCGGCGCCTGCCCGTGGGGACGCCCGTCACGTACACGATCCAGCGCGGCGACAGGACGTTCGACGTGGCCGTGCCCGTGTCGAAGCTGAGCTGGATGGCGCTCTTCCAGTATTACGGCGCGTCGTTCATCGGGGGGCTTCTGTTCCTGCTCGTCGGCGCCATCGCCGGCTGGAAGAACCCCGTCTCGCGGCCCGTGCGCGCGCTCGTCGCGTTCACGAGCGCGCTCGGGCTCACGCTCGTCACGTCGATCGATTTCGATTTCGGCGGCACCTTCCCGTGGCTGTGGCGCCTCGCCGTGTGCGCGACGGGCGCCACCATGCTCGACCTCGGCCTGTCGTTCCCCGAGCTTCGGCGGCCTCTGCGCAGGCGGCCATGGCTGCGCGGGCTGCTCTACGTGCCCGCGTTCGTCCTGTTCGGCGTCTGGCAGGGGTTCGCCCATTCCCCCACGATCGGCATCATCTGCACGCGCGTCGTCACCGGCGGCATGTTCGCGGGCCTCTTGTCGCTGCTCGGGCTGCTCTTGCACGCGCGCATCCGCGGCAAGACCGTCTCGGTTCGCCAGTCCGCGCGCTTCATGCTCTGGGCGGCCGCGGTGAGCGTGTTGCCGAGCCTCGCCATCACGGTCGTGCCGATCAGCCTCGGCATCCAGAATGCCTCGCTCGGCGCCCTCGGCTGGCTCGCGCAGATAGGCCTCGCCCTCTTCCCCGCGGCCGTCGCCTATCAGGTGCAGCGCGGCCAGATCTTCGACGTCGACGTCGCGCTGCACGAGATCCTGCGCGCGCTCTGCGCCTTCGCCCTGCTCTTTCTGGTCTTCACCACGGCCTCGCTCCCGCTCGCGGGCCTCGCCAGGCTCTTCGACGCGGCCATGGGCCTGCAAGTCGCGCTCGGCGCCCTCGGGGGCGTGGCTGCCGTGGTGGCCGCCGCCGAGCCCGTCTCCCGCTGGCTGCGCAGGTTCTTCGAGCGCGCCACGGAGCTCGACGGCTCGTTCGTGCTCGACGACCTCGCGGCGGCGACGCGCTCGGCCGAGTCGGAGGACGAGGTCATCGAGCTGCTCTTCGACTCGATAAGGCGCTGCTTCGAGCCGCGCGCGCTCAGGATCCTCGAGCGCGGGCAGGGCGGCTATTACCACGAGCGCTCGATGGGCTCGCCGGAGTCGGTCGCGCTGCCCCCCACCATGCGGCCCGAGGACCTCGAGCGCAGCATGAACGTCGGCGGCGGCGCGACGCGCGAGCCGCGGCACGGCGATTCGGCCAATGACATCCGCCGCTCGGTGACCAAGCTCGGGCGCTGGGACGCGCACGCGTATCTGGTCTTGCCGCTCGACAGCGGCGAGGGGGCGGGTGCGATGAACGCGGCGCTCGCGTCGGTGGTGGTCGTCGGCGGGCGCTCGGACAACAAGGCGTATTCGTCGTACGACGCGACGCTCGTCGCGGCGCTCATCCGGATCGCGGCGCTCAGGATGCACGCGCTCGGCGAGCGCCGGAAGGCCGAGCGCTTGCAATTGCTCGTGCGCAGCTTCGGCGCCGACCTGCGCGACGCGGTGGAGGCGGGGCTCGACGTCGCGCTCGACGCGCCGGCGCGGGGCATCGCGACGGCGCTCGTCCTGCGTTTCTCCGGGCTCGACGCGGCCGCCGAGAGCCTGCCTCCGAAGGCCTTCAAGGGCCTCGTCGACGAGCTGAGCGCGGCCGCGATCGCGGCGGCGTTCGAGCAGGGCGGCACGCTGCACTCGGTGCGCGGCGACGAGCTTCTCTTCGGCTTCGGCGCGCTCGACGCGGGCCGTGGCGCGGGCGAGCTCGCCGCGCTCCACGCGGCCCTGGCGCAGCTCGACCGCACGCCCGAGGTGGCGGAAAAGCACGGCTGGCCGGCCATCCGCGCGCGTGTGGGCGCGGCGCGCGGCCCCGTCACCGTGGGGACCTTCGGCGCCTCGTTCCACGCCGATTGCTTGATCATGGGCGGCGCGGTCCACGAGGCGACCGAGCTGGCGAACGAGGCGCAGAGCGGCGAGATTCTGGTCGGCGAGGAGATCGCGCAGATGGCCGAGAAGAGCGCCTCGGAGATCCGGATCGAGCGATTCGCGCGCACGGGCGGGGCGATTTTCATGCGCGTGGTGCGGAACGAGGCTTGA